The following coding sequences are from one Odontesthes bonariensis isolate fOdoBon6 chromosome 10, fOdoBon6.hap1, whole genome shotgun sequence window:
- the gpr173 gene encoding putative G-protein coupled receptor 173: MANGSESSEGPAGPMAAAVATAAGMVVESSSSAVSTYIKLVLLGLIICISLAGNLLVSLLVLRDRALHKAPYYFLLDLCLADTIRSAICFPFVLVSIKNGSAWTYSVLSCKVVAFMAVLFCFHAAFMLFCISVTRYMAIAHHRFYSKRMTFWTCVAVVCMVWTLSVAMAFPPVFDVGTYKFIREEDQCIFEHRYFKANDTLGFMLMLAVLILATHVVYMKLLLFEYKHRKMKPVQMVPAISQNWTFHGPGATGQAAANWIAGFGRGPMPPTLLGIRQNLHNQNRRLLGMEEFKAEKQLGRMFYVITLLFLVLWSPYIVACYWRVFVKACTIPHRYLSTTVWMSFAQAGVNPIVCFFLNKDLRKGLLSHLPACCRTKPHLPREPYCVM; encoded by the coding sequence ATGGCAAATGGAAGTGAGAGCAGTGAAGGGCCTGCAGGGCCCATGGCTGCTGCGGTGGCcactgctgcaggtatggtggTGGAGAGTTCCTCCTCAGCTGTATCTACCTACATTAAACTGGTGCTGTTGGGGCTGATCATCTGCATCAGCCTGGCGGGGAACCTGCTGGTGTCGCTGCTCGTACTGCGGGACCGGGCCCTTCACAAGGCACCGTACTACTTCCTGCTGGACCTGTGCCTGGCAGACACCATCCGCTCAGCCATCTGCTTTCCCTTTGTACTGGTGTCCATAAAGAATGGCTCAGCCTGGACCTACAGTGTGCTGAGCTGTAAAGTGGTAGCCTTCATGGCAGTGCTCTTCTGCTTCCATGCTGCCTTCATGCTCTTCTGTATCAGTGTAACACGCTACATGGCTATTGCACACCATCGGTTTTACTCTAAACGCATGACATTCTGGACATGTGTGGCAGTGGTGTGCATGGTGTGGACATTATCTGTGGCAATGGCTTTCCCACCAGTTTTTGACGTGGGCACCTACAAATTCATCCGAGAGGAGGACCAGTGCATCTTTGAGCATCGCTACTTCAAGGCTAATGATACATTAGGCTTCATGCTAATGCTGGCTGTGCTTATTTTAGCGACACATGTTGTCTACATGAAGCTGCTCCTCTTTGAGTACAAGCACCGCAAGATGAAGCCCGTCCAAATGGTACCAGCCATAAGTCAGAACTGGACCTTCCACGGGCCAGGAGCCACAGGCCAAGCAGCAGCTAACTGGATTGCGGGTTTTGGGAGGGGCCCAATGCCACCGACTCTGCTGGGAATTCGGCAGAACTTGCACAACCAGAACCGGCGCCTATTGGGCATGGAGGAGTTCAAAGCAGAGAAACAGCTTGGTAGGATGTTCTACGTTATCACATTGCTGTTCCTGGTGCTCTGGTCTCCTTACATAGTGGCTTGCTATTGGAGGGTGTTTGTCAAGGCTTGCACAATACCCCACCGGTACCTCTCTACCACTGTGTGGATGAGCTTTGCCCAAGCAGGGGTCAATCCTATTGTCTGTTTCTTCCTTAACAAAGACTTGAGAAAAGGGCTCCTTTCACACCTACCAGCCTGCTGCAGGACTAAACCTCATCTGCCACGAGAGCCTTATTGTGTCATGTAA